From Streptomyces sp. TLI_105, the proteins below share one genomic window:
- a CDS encoding O-methyltransferase: protein MRQLRGQERAITANRQTSWSFADAFVAEDEALRWARERAREAGLPSVSPGTGGALRLLAATADAKAVAEIGTGTGVSGIYLLLGMRPDGVLTTVDLQPERQQLAKTAFRAAGFAGNRARFIPGRALDVLPRLADGGYDLVFCDGDRLEYLDYLAESLRLLRPGGLVCFEGVFADGRTVDSGAQPAEVQRVRELLRAVRESQELVPSLLPVGDGLLCAVRRG, encoded by the coding sequence TTGCGTCAACTACGGGGACAGGAGAGGGCCATTACCGCCAACCGGCAGACGAGCTGGTCGTTCGCCGACGCCTTCGTCGCCGAGGACGAAGCTCTGCGCTGGGCCCGTGAGCGGGCCCGGGAGGCAGGGCTGCCCTCGGTGTCGCCGGGCACCGGTGGGGCGCTGCGCCTGCTCGCCGCGACGGCGGACGCCAAGGCGGTGGCGGAGATCGGCACCGGCACGGGCGTGTCCGGGATCTATCTGCTGCTCGGGATGCGCCCGGACGGGGTCCTGACGACGGTGGACCTCCAGCCGGAGCGGCAGCAGCTCGCCAAGACGGCGTTCCGGGCGGCCGGCTTCGCGGGCAACCGGGCCCGTTTCATCCCCGGCCGCGCCCTGGACGTGCTGCCCCGGCTCGCGGACGGCGGATACGACCTCGTGTTCTGCGACGGCGACCGGCTCGAGTACCTGGACTATCTCGCTGAATCGTTGCGCCTGCTGCGACCGGGGGGTCTGGTCTGCTTCGAGGGGGTCTTCGCCGACGGCCGCACGGTCGATTCGGGGGCCCAGCCGGCGGAGGTCCAGCGGGTCCGCGAGCTGCTGCGCGCGGTGCGGGAGAGCCAGGAGCTCGTCCCCTCCCTGCTGCCGGTGGGCGACGGCCTGCTCTGCGCGGTACGGCGCGGCTGA
- a CDS encoding magnesium transporter MgtE N-terminal domain-containing protein — MAAGAPRVFVSHLAGVPVFDPVGDQVGRVSDLVAMLRVGRRPPRLLGMVVEVLSRRRVFVPMTRVTGVASGQVITTGVVNMRRFEQRPTERLVLGELLDRRVTLVETGEEVTVLDVAIQQLPARRDWEIDKVFVRRGKGGALRRKGETLTVEWSAVTGFSLEEHGQGAESLLATFEKLRPADLANALHHLSPKRRAEVAAALDDDRLADVLEELPEDDQIEILGKLKEERAADVLEAMDPDDAADLLSELPEEDQERLLTLMRPDDAADVRRLLAYEERTAGGLMTTEPIVLRPDATVADALARVRQQDLSPALAAQVYVCRPPDETPTGKYLGTVHFQRLLRDPPFTLVGSLVDSDLPPLGPATPLPAVTSYLAAYNMVAAPVVDESGSLLGAVTVDDVLDHLLPDDWRETEFHEEGAGHGG; from the coding sequence ATGGCGGCAGGCGCCCCCCGGGTCTTCGTCTCCCATCTCGCCGGGGTCCCCGTCTTCGACCCGGTCGGCGACCAGGTCGGCCGGGTCAGCGATCTCGTCGCCATGCTCCGCGTCGGCCGCAGGCCGCCCCGGCTGCTCGGCATGGTCGTGGAGGTGCTGAGCCGCCGCCGGGTCTTCGTCCCCATGACCCGGGTCACCGGCGTCGCCTCCGGCCAGGTCATCACGACCGGCGTCGTCAACATGCGGCGCTTCGAGCAGCGCCCCACCGAGCGGCTCGTCCTCGGCGAGCTCCTCGACCGGCGCGTGACGCTGGTGGAGACGGGCGAGGAGGTCACCGTCCTCGACGTCGCCATCCAGCAGCTGCCCGCCCGCCGCGACTGGGAGATCGACAAGGTCTTCGTCCGGCGCGGCAAGGGCGGGGCGCTGCGCCGCAAGGGGGAGACGCTGACCGTCGAGTGGTCGGCCGTCACCGGTTTCTCCCTGGAGGAGCACGGGCAGGGCGCCGAGAGCCTGCTCGCCACCTTCGAGAAGCTGCGCCCCGCCGACCTCGCCAACGCCCTGCACCACCTCTCCCCCAAGCGGCGCGCCGAGGTCGCCGCAGCCCTCGACGACGACCGGCTCGCCGACGTCCTGGAGGAGCTGCCGGAGGACGACCAGATCGAGATCCTCGGCAAGCTGAAGGAGGAGCGCGCCGCCGACGTCCTGGAGGCGATGGACCCCGACGACGCCGCCGACCTGCTGTCCGAGCTGCCCGAGGAGGACCAGGAGCGGCTGCTCACCCTGATGCGGCCGGACGACGCGGCCGACGTGCGCCGGCTGCTCGCGTACGAGGAGCGCACGGCGGGCGGTCTGATGACGACCGAGCCGATCGTGCTGCGCCCGGACGCGACCGTCGCGGACGCGCTGGCCCGGGTCCGTCAGCAGGACCTGTCCCCGGCGCTCGCGGCGCAGGTGTACGTGTGCCGGCCGCCGGACGAGACGCCGACCGGCAAGTACCTGGGCACGGTGCACTTCCAGCGGCTCCTGCGCGACCCGCCGTTCACGCTGGTCGGTTCGCTCGTGGACAGCGATCTGCCGCCGCTCGGCCCGGCCACCCCGCTGCCGGCCGTGACCAGCTACCTCGCCGCGTACAACATGGTCGCCGCGCCCGTGGTCGACGAGAGCGGCTCGCTGCTCGGCGCGGTCACCGTCGACGACGTGCTCGACCACCTGCTGCCGGACGACTGGCGGGAGACCGAGTTCCACGAGGAGGGGGCCGGACATGGCGGCTGA
- the sigE gene encoding RNA polymerase sigma factor SigE, translating to MVGAPLDTTRADRGGAAAPVDRGGVLRRLLRSAGEPKSVTDTADRFRTTDSAPTTATFASDAESQAWTPPTWEEIVSTHSGRVYRLAYRLTGNQHDAEDLTQEVFVRVFRSLSTYTPGTFEGWLHRITTNLFLDMVRRKQRIRFDALADDAAERLPSREPSPQQAFNDTHFDADVQQALDTLAPEFRAAVVLCDIEGLSYEEIAATLGVKLGTVRSRIHRGRSHLRKALKHRSPEARAERALASVGWEAATA from the coding sequence ATGGTAGGGGCTCCACTGGACACCACCAGAGCCGACAGGGGAGGTGCGGCTGCGCCTGTGGATCGGGGAGGAGTGCTTCGGCGTCTTCTCAGGTCGGCGGGTGAGCCGAAATCCGTGACCGACACCGCTGACCGTTTCCGCACCACCGACTCCGCTCCCACCACCGCGACCTTCGCATCGGATGCGGAATCGCAGGCGTGGACCCCTCCCACCTGGGAGGAGATCGTCAGCACCCACAGTGGCCGGGTCTACCGCCTCGCCTACCGCCTGACGGGCAACCAGCACGACGCCGAGGACCTGACCCAGGAGGTCTTCGTCCGCGTCTTCCGCTCGCTGTCGACGTACACCCCGGGCACCTTCGAGGGCTGGCTGCACCGCATCACCACCAACCTCTTCCTCGACATGGTCCGCCGCAAGCAGCGCATCCGTTTCGACGCGCTCGCCGACGACGCGGCCGAGCGGCTGCCCAGCCGCGAGCCCTCGCCGCAGCAGGCGTTCAACGACACGCACTTCGACGCCGACGTGCAGCAGGCCCTCGACACCCTCGCGCCCGAGTTCCGCGCGGCCGTCGTCCTCTGCGACATCGAGGGACTGTCGTACGAGGAGATCGCCGCGACCCTCGGCGTGAAGCTCGGCACCGTCCGCAGCCGCATCCACCGGGGCCGCTCCCACCTGCGCAAGGCGCTCAAGCACCGCTCGCCCGAGGCCCGGGCGGAGCGTGCGCTCGCCTCCGTCGGATGGGAGGCAGCGACAGCGTGA
- a CDS encoding DUF1003 domain-containing protein → MAAERTQDRERERERSVPRIRLDLPRERRSRLLPEYDPEAFGRFSERIARFLGTGRFLVWMTLTVVVWIGWNVFAPSSLRFDEYPFIFLTLALSLQASYAAPLILLAQNRQDDRDRVNLEQDRKQNERSIADTEYLTREIAALRMGLGEVATRDWIRSELQDLLKELEERRDLFPSDEDRGSDVPDR, encoded by the coding sequence ATGGCGGCTGAGCGCACACAGGACCGGGAGCGCGAGCGGGAGCGGTCCGTGCCCCGCATCCGGCTCGACCTGCCGCGCGAGCGGCGGTCCCGGCTGCTGCCGGAGTACGACCCCGAGGCCTTCGGGCGCTTCTCGGAACGGATCGCCCGCTTCCTGGGCACGGGCAGGTTCCTGGTCTGGATGACCCTGACGGTCGTCGTCTGGATCGGGTGGAACGTCTTCGCGCCGTCGTCGCTGAGGTTCGACGAGTACCCCTTCATCTTCCTGACGCTCGCGCTGTCCCTGCAGGCCTCGTACGCGGCGCCGCTGATCCTGCTCGCCCAGAACCGGCAGGACGACCGGGACCGGGTCAATCTCGAACAGGACCGGAAGCAGAACGAGCGGTCGATCGCGGACACCGAGTACCTGACCCGGGAGATCGCGGCGCTGCGGATGGGCCTCGGCGAGGTCGCGACCCGCGACTGGATCCGCTCGGAGCTCCAGGACCTTCTCAAGGAGCTGGAGGAGCGTCGGGATCTATTCCCGTCCGACGAGGACCGCGGAAGTGACGTACCCGACCGTTGA
- a CDS encoding enoyl-CoA hydratase/isomerase family protein — protein sequence MADTVLYEVRDGLATITLNRPEAMNAMNVATKVALRDAAETAAADPAVRAVLLTAAGDRAFCVGQDLKEHVGLLTADQESGTSETMNTVRDHYNPIVRALTGMRKPVVAGVNGVAAGAGFGFALAADYRVVADTASFNTSFAGVALTADSGVSWTLPRLIGASRASDLLLFPRSISAREAYELGIVNRLVPAADLAAEAEKVARTLAEGPTVAYAALKESLAFGADHSLTEALGKEEELQTLAGASEDHTIAVRAFIAKEKPKYLGR from the coding sequence ATGGCCGACACGGTGCTGTACGAGGTGCGCGACGGGCTCGCCACCATCACGCTCAACCGGCCCGAGGCCATGAACGCGATGAACGTGGCGACGAAGGTCGCCCTCCGGGACGCCGCGGAGACGGCCGCGGCCGATCCCGCCGTACGGGCGGTGCTGCTCACGGCGGCCGGTGACCGGGCGTTCTGCGTGGGCCAGGACCTGAAGGAGCACGTCGGGCTGCTCACGGCGGACCAGGAGTCCGGCACGAGCGAGACCATGAACACGGTCCGTGACCACTACAACCCGATCGTGCGCGCGCTCACCGGCATGCGCAAGCCGGTCGTCGCGGGCGTGAACGGCGTCGCCGCCGGGGCGGGCTTCGGCTTCGCGCTCGCGGCGGACTACCGGGTGGTCGCGGACACGGCCTCCTTCAACACCTCCTTCGCGGGCGTGGCCCTCACCGCCGACTCGGGCGTGTCGTGGACGCTGCCCCGGCTGATCGGTGCGAGCCGGGCCTCCGACCTGCTGCTCTTCCCGCGCTCGATCAGCGCCCGGGAGGCGTACGAGTTGGGCATCGTGAACCGGCTGGTCCCGGCCGCCGACCTGGCGGCCGAGGCGGAGAAGGTGGCCCGCACCCTCGCGGAGGGCCCGACGGTGGCGTACGCGGCCCTGAAGGAGTCCCTCGCCTTCGGCGCCGACCACTCCCTCACGGAGGCCCTCGGCAAGGAGGAGGAGCTCCAGACCCTGGCGGGCGCCTCGGAGGACCACACGATCGCGGTCCGCGCCTTCATCGCCAAGGAGAAGCCGAAGTACCTGGGCCGCTGA
- a CDS encoding S1C family serine protease yields MNNGKPNWWSRPSSTPEAARIPTPPPADEGDGDFPLPAPQPSSGQEPADLKDPAPVPGPQAPEPFAAEPVAADSGQAAEVPAPESGPAPAVEPAKSAPEPAVELTKTAPEPAAEPATVPPAAPVPAAAETQALDRTPAPQARQPLHAPDEYRTPPYGEPGPWAPAPPVQRPPAAVPPQAHPHPQPHPQAHAHPQPQPQPQPQPQGGAAPWVQYDPWSAPGTGAPPLPAKKSRKGLAIAAALAFALVTGVIGGGIGAYVERNGGLTTVELPQAEAGDTGRAPDSVAGIAASALPGVVTLHVRGNGSSGTGTGFVLDTKGHILTNNHVVDGAASSEDISVTFSSGETARAKLIGKDTGYDLAVVQVTGVSGLKALPLGNSDNVRVGDPVVAIGAPFDLSNTVTSGIISAKERPITAGGEKGDGSDISYVDALQTDAPINPGNSGGPLLDSKAQVIGINSAIRAAGGGSGEGEGGGASQPGSIGLGFAIPINQGKRVAEELINTGKATHPVIGVSLDMQFNGDGARVGEKGKNGSASVTAGGPAAQAGLRPGDVITKVDGQRVHNGEELIVKIRSHRPGDKLELTLSRDGKELTKTLTLGSSQGT; encoded by the coding sequence ATGAACAACGGGAAGCCGAACTGGTGGAGCCGGCCTTCGAGCACACCGGAGGCGGCGCGGATACCCACGCCGCCTCCGGCCGACGAGGGCGACGGTGACTTCCCCCTGCCCGCGCCCCAGCCCTCCTCCGGGCAGGAGCCGGCCGACCTGAAGGACCCGGCGCCCGTCCCCGGACCCCAGGCACCCGAGCCGTTCGCGGCGGAGCCCGTGGCGGCCGATTCCGGGCAGGCGGCGGAGGTCCCGGCTCCGGAGTCCGGGCCCGCGCCGGCGGTCGAGCCGGCGAAGTCCGCGCCCGAGCCCGCCGTCGAGCTGACGAAGACCGCGCCGGAGCCCGCGGCCGAGCCCGCCACCGTACCCCCGGCGGCCCCCGTGCCCGCCGCGGCCGAGACGCAGGCCCTCGACCGGACCCCCGCGCCGCAGGCGCGGCAGCCCCTGCACGCGCCCGACGAGTACCGCACGCCGCCCTACGGCGAGCCGGGGCCGTGGGCGCCCGCACCGCCCGTGCAGCGCCCGCCCGCCGCCGTACCGCCGCAGGCACACCCGCACCCCCAGCCCCACCCGCAGGCGCACGCCCACCCGCAGCCGCAGCCGCAGCCGCAGCCGCAGCCCCAGGGCGGGGCCGCGCCCTGGGTGCAGTACGACCCCTGGAGCGCCCCCGGGACCGGCGCCCCGCCGCTGCCCGCGAAGAAGTCCCGGAAGGGGCTCGCGATCGCGGCCGCGCTCGCCTTCGCCCTGGTCACCGGCGTCATCGGCGGGGGAATCGGCGCGTACGTCGAGCGGAACGGCGGACTCACCACCGTCGAGCTGCCGCAGGCCGAGGCCGGGGACACCGGCCGCGCCCCCGACAGCGTCGCCGGGATCGCCGCCAGCGCCCTGCCCGGCGTGGTCACCCTGCACGTCCGGGGCAACGGCTCCTCCGGCACCGGCACCGGATTCGTCCTGGACACCAAGGGCCACATCCTCACCAACAACCACGTCGTCGACGGGGCCGCGTCCTCCGAGGACATCTCGGTGACCTTCTCCAGCGGCGAGACGGCCCGCGCCAAGCTCATCGGCAAGGACACCGGCTACGACCTGGCCGTCGTCCAGGTCACCGGTGTCTCCGGCCTCAAGGCGCTGCCGCTCGGCAACTCCGACAACGTCCGCGTCGGCGACCCCGTCGTCGCCATCGGCGCCCCCTTCGACCTCTCCAACACCGTCACCTCCGGCATCATCAGTGCCAAGGAGCGCCCGATCACCGCCGGCGGCGAGAAGGGCGACGGCAGCGACATCAGCTACGTCGACGCGCTCCAGACCGACGCCCCCATCAACCCCGGCAACTCCGGCGGCCCGCTGCTCGACTCCAAGGCGCAGGTCATCGGCATCAACAGCGCGATCCGCGCCGCCGGCGGCGGCTCCGGCGAGGGCGAGGGCGGCGGCGCGAGCCAGCCCGGCTCCATCGGCCTCGGCTTCGCCATACCGATCAACCAGGGCAAGCGCGTCGCCGAGGAGCTCATCAACACCGGCAAGGCCACCCACCCCGTCATCGGTGTGAGCCTCGACATGCAGTTCAACGGCGACGGCGCCCGGGTCGGCGAGAAGGGCAAGAACGGCTCCGCCTCCGTCACCGCCGGCGGCCCGGCCGCCCAGGCGGGGCTCCGGCCGGGGGACGTCATCACCAAGGTCGACGGCCAGCGCGTGCACAACGGCGAGGAGCTCATCGTGAAGATCCGCTCCCATCGTCCCGGCGACAAACTGGAGCTCACCCTGAGCCGGGACGGCAAAGAGCTGACAAAGACGTTGACGCTCGGGTCCTCGCAGGGCACCTGA
- a CDS encoding anti-sigma factor produces MSGTRPTSPTPAEHHLGDRLAALVDGELGHDARERVLAHLATCARCKAEADAQRTLKSVFASAAPPPPSEGFLARLQGLPGGPGEPGGPGGPRGPLEELLGAGGVKSDGFATAVVTPHPDVPGTGFRVHAVGHRPSGASGRGRRFAFAAASAVSFAAIALGGTLPLEASVSASARGGQGTGSAVTPLRATATGGGTGTGTAAGRGTRSGERAGARSVGDAEPLAAVPPAAVPPGPVVAVAQGTVPSGAVPPDAVRSAAAPLVAVRLRSPAPQSLLALSPFVRPTAPALRLAFAPGPSPMASPTAGPLGSHR; encoded by the coding sequence GTGAGCGGCACACGTCCCACGTCGCCGACCCCCGCGGAGCACCATCTCGGGGACCGGCTGGCCGCGCTCGTCGACGGCGAGCTCGGCCACGACGCCCGCGAGCGGGTCCTCGCCCACCTCGCGACCTGCGCCCGCTGCAAGGCCGAGGCGGACGCCCAGCGCACGCTGAAGAGCGTCTTCGCCTCGGCGGCTCCTCCGCCGCCCTCGGAGGGCTTCCTCGCCCGTCTCCAGGGGCTTCCCGGGGGACCCGGCGAGCCGGGAGGGCCCGGCGGACCGCGCGGCCCCCTCGAAGAGCTCCTCGGCGCGGGCGGAGTGAAGTCGGACGGCTTCGCCACCGCCGTCGTCACCCCGCACCCCGACGTCCCCGGCACGGGCTTCCGCGTCCACGCCGTCGGCCACCGGCCCTCCGGGGCCTCCGGACGGGGTCGGCGCTTCGCCTTCGCGGCGGCCAGCGCCGTCTCGTTCGCCGCGATCGCCCTCGGCGGCACCCTGCCCCTCGAAGCCTCGGTGAGCGCGAGCGCACGCGGCGGCCAGGGCACCGGCAGCGCCGTCACCCCGCTGCGCGCCACCGCGACCGGCGGCGGCACGGGCACCGGGACCGCGGCCGGGCGCGGCACGCGCTCCGGCGAGCGTGCGGGCGCCCGGTCCGTCGGCGACGCCGAGCCGCTCGCCGCGGTGCCCCCGGCCGCGGTCCCGCCGGGGCCGGTCGTGGCCGTGGCCCAGGGCACGGTCCCGTCGGGCGCCGTCCCGCCGGACGCGGTGCGCTCCGCCGCCGCTCCGCTCGTGGCCGTACGGCTGCGGAGCCCCGCCCCGCAGTCGCTCCTCGCCCTCTCGCCGTTCGTACGGCCGACGGCTCCGGCCCTCCGGCTGGCCTTCGCCCCCGGGCCCAGCCCGATGGCGAGTCCGACGGCAGGACCGCTCGGCTCCCACCGCTGA
- a CDS encoding Mrp/NBP35 family ATP-binding protein, with amino-acid sequence MATEDAVLEALATVNDPEINKPITELGMVKSVEIEPDGRVAVTVYLTVSGCPMRETITQRVTEAVSGVEGVTSVDVSLDVMSDEQRKELAAALRGTSAEREVPFAKPGSLTRVYAVASGKGGVGKSSVTVNLAAAMAADGLKVGVVDADIYGHSVPRMLGADGRPTQVENMIMPPSANGVKVISIGMFTPGNAPVVWRGPMLHRALQQFLADVYWGDLDVLLLDLPPGTGDIAISVAQLVPNAEILVVTTPQQAAAEVAERAGSIAVQTHQKIVGVVENMAGLPCPHCDEMVDVFGTGGGQKVADGLTQTTGATVPVLGSIPIDVRLREGGDDGKPVVLSDPDSPAGAALRAIAGKLGGRQRGLSGMSLGITPRNKF; translated from the coding sequence ATGGCTACGGAAGACGCGGTGCTCGAAGCACTGGCGACGGTGAACGACCCTGAGATCAACAAGCCGATCACTGAGCTCGGCATGGTCAAGTCGGTGGAGATCGAACCGGACGGCAGGGTCGCCGTCACGGTCTACCTGACGGTCTCCGGCTGCCCGATGCGCGAGACCATCACGCAGCGCGTCACCGAGGCCGTCTCCGGCGTCGAGGGCGTCACCTCCGTCGACGTCTCGCTGGACGTGATGAGCGACGAGCAGCGCAAGGAGCTGGCGGCGGCGCTGCGCGGCACGAGCGCCGAGCGCGAGGTCCCCTTCGCGAAGCCGGGCTCGCTGACCCGGGTGTACGCGGTGGCGTCCGGCAAGGGCGGCGTCGGCAAGTCCTCCGTGACCGTGAACCTGGCCGCGGCGATGGCCGCCGACGGTCTGAAGGTCGGCGTCGTGGACGCCGACATCTACGGCCACAGCGTGCCGCGGATGCTGGGCGCGGACGGCCGTCCGACCCAGGTCGAGAACATGATCATGCCGCCGTCGGCGAACGGCGTGAAGGTCATCTCCATCGGCATGTTCACCCCGGGCAACGCCCCGGTGGTGTGGCGCGGCCCGATGCTGCACCGCGCGCTGCAGCAGTTCCTCGCGGACGTGTACTGGGGTGACCTGGACGTCCTCCTGCTCGACCTGCCGCCGGGCACCGGCGACATCGCGATCTCGGTCGCGCAGCTCGTCCCGAACGCGGAGATCCTCGTGGTCACCACCCCGCAGCAGGCGGCGGCCGAGGTCGCCGAGCGGGCCGGCTCGATCGCCGTCCAGACCCACCAGAAGATCGTCGGCGTCGTCGAGAACATGGCGGGCCTGCCGTGTCCGCACTGCGACGAGATGGTCGACGTGTTCGGCACGGGCGGCGGCCAGAAGGTCGCGGACGGCCTGACGCAGACCACGGGCGCGACGGTCCCGGTCCTCGGCTCGATCCCGATCGACGTACGGCTCCGCGAGGGCGGCGACGACGGCAAGCCGGTCGTCCTCTCCGACCCCGACTCCCCGGCGGGCGCGGCCCTCCGCGCGATCGCCGGCAAGCTCGGCGGCCGCCAGCGCGGCCTCTCCGGCATGAGCCTGGGCATCACGCCGCGCAACAAGTTCTGA
- a CDS encoding DUF3117 domain-containing protein — protein sequence MAAMKPRTGDGPLEVTKEGRGIVMRVPLEGGGRLVVELTPDEAEALGDALKKVVG from the coding sequence ATGGCGGCCATGAAGCCGCGGACGGGTGATGGCCCGCTCGAGGTGACCAAGGAGGGGCGGGGCATCGTCATGCGCGTTCCGCTCGAAGGCGGCGGTCGGCTTGTCGTCGAGCTGACCCCGGACGAGGCCGAGGCACTGGGCGACGCCCTCAAGAAGGTCGTCGGCTGA
- a CDS encoding sec-independent translocase → MFSDIGALELVTLVVLAVLVFGPDKLPKVIQDVSRFIRKVREFSDSAKQDIRSELGPEFKDFEFEDLNPKTFLRKQLESNEDLKELKELRGTFDLKKEMNEVADAVHGRESAPAPAAVNGSPDLLKKQDKRDEQGTAERPPYDSDAT, encoded by the coding sequence GTGTTCAGCGACATAGGCGCACTCGAGCTGGTGACGCTCGTGGTCCTCGCCGTGCTCGTCTTCGGGCCGGACAAGCTCCCGAAGGTGATCCAGGACGTCTCGCGCTTCATCCGGAAGGTCCGCGAGTTCTCCGACAGCGCGAAGCAGGACATCCGCAGCGAGCTGGGACCGGAGTTCAAGGACTTCGAGTTCGAGGACCTCAACCCCAAGACGTTCCTCCGCAAGCAGCTGGAGAGCAACGAGGACCTCAAGGAGCTGAAGGAGCTGCGCGGCACCTTCGACCTCAAGAAGGAGATGAACGAGGTCGCCGACGCCGTCCACGGCCGCGAGTCGGCGCCCGCGCCCGCCGCGGTCAACGGCTCCCCGGACCTGCTGAAGAAGCAGGACAAGCGAGACGAACAGGGCACGGCCGAGCGTCCTCCGTACGACTCCGACGCCACCTGA